A section of the Sporomusaceae bacterium FL31 genome encodes:
- a CDS encoding FAD-binding protein, translated as MQTTQIEALKKIVGQDHVLTTPEDLYTYSYDATPGHAHMPDAVVIPGTTQEVSEIMKFANENKIPVYTRGSGTNLSAGTVPTKGGIVLLMTRFNKIEEVDLENLVATVQVGVIVSDLNDEVAKNGLIYPPDPGTVATATLGGTISENAGGLRGLKYGVSKHYVMGLEVVLANGDILKTGGKNVKDVSGYDMTKLFTGAEGTLGVLTKAIVKLVPAPEAKKSMMAIFKDLDDAGRAVSGIVAAKIIPATLEIMDNATIRTVDDYAKIGLPLDAEAILLIEVDGIPEVVEKEATKVMEVLKSNNAAEVQIAKTDAERDQLWAARRAALPALAKLRPTTYVEDATVPRSQVPAFLKAVKEISARNNVTIGTFGHAGDGNMHPTIVCDLRNKEEMERVYKAMDEMFKAAVELNGTLSGEHGIGLGKLPWMEYQHGTQGMNAMKAIKRALDPNLILNPGKLVGEC; from the coding sequence ATGCAAACCACCCAAATTGAAGCTTTAAAGAAAATAGTTGGGCAAGACCATGTACTAACCACTCCTGAGGATCTATACACTTATTCTTATGATGCAACACCTGGTCATGCACACATGCCAGATGCTGTTGTTATTCCTGGCACTACCCAAGAAGTTTCCGAAATTATGAAGTTTGCCAATGAGAACAAAATCCCTGTTTACACTCGTGGTTCAGGTACAAACTTAAGTGCTGGTACCGTACCAACCAAAGGCGGCATTGTACTTTTAATGACCCGCTTTAATAAAATTGAAGAAGTAGACTTAGAAAACTTAGTTGCTACCGTTCAGGTAGGAGTAATCGTTTCTGATTTAAATGATGAAGTAGCGAAAAATGGTCTTATCTATCCACCAGACCCAGGTACAGTAGCCACTGCTACATTAGGCGGCACGATTTCTGAGAATGCCGGCGGTCTGCGTGGTCTTAAATATGGCGTTTCCAAACACTATGTAATGGGTCTGGAAGTCGTTCTAGCCAATGGTGATATCCTGAAAACCGGCGGTAAAAACGTTAAAGACGTTTCCGGTTATGACATGACAAAACTATTCACTGGCGCTGAAGGCACTTTAGGTGTTTTGACTAAAGCTATTGTAAAACTGGTACCAGCTCCTGAAGCTAAGAAAAGCATGATGGCTATCTTTAAAGATCTTGATGATGCTGGTAGAGCCGTTTCCGGTATTGTTGCCGCTAAAATCATCCCTGCAACCTTGGAAATCATGGACAATGCGACTATTCGCACTGTAGATGATTATGCAAAAATCGGACTACCTCTTGATGCCGAAGCTATTTTGTTAATTGAGGTAGATGGTATTCCTGAGGTTGTTGAAAAAGAAGCAACAAAAGTTATGGAAGTATTGAAATCTAACAATGCTGCTGAAGTTCAAATTGCTAAAACCGATGCAGAACGTGATCAATTATGGGCTGCCCGTCGTGCGGCGCTGCCAGCATTGGCTAAACTTCGCCCTACCACTTATGTTGAAGATGCAACCGTTCCACGCAGCCAGGTTCCTGCATTCCTTAAAGCTGTAAAAGAAATTTCTGCAAGAAACAATGTAACAATTGGCACTTTCGGTCATGCTGGCGACGGCAATATGCATCCAACAATTGTTTGTGACCTGCGTAACAAAGAAGAAATGGAACGCGTTTATAAAGCAATGGATGAAATGTTTAAAGCTGCAGTTGAACTGAATGGCACACTGAGCGGTGAACATGGTATTGGCTTAGGCAAATTGCCTTGGATGGAATACCAACATGGTACACAAGGTATGAATGCTATGAAAGCTATTAAACGCGCACTTGACCCTAACCTTATTTTAAATCCTGGTAAACTAGTGGGAGAGTGTTAA
- a CDS encoding glycolate oxidase iron-sulfur subunit, whose product MTKQITASDINAHDKELLNDLQDALANCMKCGNCMAVCPIYKETSKESSVARGKLALMEAVLNGTLPISAGFDTAMAKCLNCKSCTFKCPCGVKADELILRGRQAAVKSRGLHPIKKNVFRLLRNRQLFDFALKMGGTFGPLTFKKIPGKMAAVSRFPMPGMDAKRATAPISSSPLRSQYPEVIKVANPKFKAAFFTGCTINYMYTDVGESVINVLKENDVEVVIPGTQHCCGTPVYVSGDVDLAKEMAKKTIETFEKFNVDYIIGACGSCTEALKEYPHWLHDDKEWHARAEKLAKKTFEISEFLVDVLDFRKDTLGPVNATVTMHDPCHMVRGLKITKQPREVLKAIPGLKFVEMKDCDRCCGSGGSFSLANYDLSRQINDKKVANIANTKADIVATSCGTCRMHIQDGILQNDMNQDVVHTVQLLDRAYKAGKSK is encoded by the coding sequence ATGACTAAACAAATTACAGCGAGCGACATAAACGCTCATGATAAAGAGTTGTTAAACGACTTACAGGATGCTTTAGCAAACTGTATGAAATGCGGCAACTGCATGGCTGTTTGTCCTATCTATAAAGAAACCAGCAAAGAATCTTCCGTAGCGCGTGGCAAATTAGCGCTGATGGAAGCTGTTTTAAACGGCACACTGCCGATCAGTGCTGGATTTGATACTGCCATGGCAAAATGTCTAAACTGTAAATCCTGTACTTTCAAATGTCCATGCGGTGTAAAAGCAGACGAACTCATTCTTCGTGGTCGCCAAGCTGCTGTCAAATCCCGTGGCTTGCACCCTATCAAGAAAAACGTATTCAGATTGCTGCGCAATCGCCAACTGTTTGATTTCGCTCTCAAAATGGGTGGTACTTTTGGGCCTCTGACCTTCAAAAAAATCCCTGGAAAAATGGCTGCCGTTTCCCGTTTCCCAATGCCTGGTATGGATGCTAAACGCGCAACAGCGCCAATATCCTCTTCACCACTGCGCAGCCAATATCCAGAAGTTATCAAAGTCGCCAACCCTAAATTCAAAGCAGCCTTCTTCACTGGTTGTACCATCAACTATATGTACACCGATGTTGGAGAGTCTGTCATAAACGTTTTAAAAGAAAACGATGTAGAAGTTGTCATTCCTGGCACACAACATTGCTGTGGTACTCCAGTTTATGTATCCGGTGATGTAGATTTAGCTAAAGAAATGGCTAAAAAGACCATCGAAACTTTCGAGAAATTTAATGTCGACTATATTATCGGTGCTTGTGGTTCTTGTACTGAAGCCCTTAAAGAATACCCACATTGGCTCCATGATGATAAAGAATGGCATGCCCGTGCAGAAAAACTGGCGAAAAAGACATTTGAGATCAGTGAATTTTTAGTGGATGTATTGGATTTCCGCAAAGATACACTGGGCCCAGTAAACGCTACTGTAACCATGCATGACCCTTGTCACATGGTTCGCGGCTTGAAAATTACTAAACAACCGCGCGAAGTCTTAAAAGCTATTCCTGGTCTTAAATTCGTGGAAATGAAAGACTGCGACCGCTGCTGTGGATCAGGTGGTTCTTTCAGCTTAGCTAACTATGACTTATCCCGTCAAATCAACGATAAAAAAGTAGCTAATATTGCTAATACCAAGGCTGATATTGTCGCAACAAGCTGTGGTACCTGCCGGATGCATATCCAAGATGGTATCTTGCAAAACGATATGAATCAAGATGTTGTTCATACTGTTCAATTGCTTGACCGTGCTTATAAAGCTGGTAAAAGCAAATAA
- the nreB_1 gene encoding oxygen sensor histidine kinase NreB has product MAKEEFQSLDPKFAQSLVDIVACELKKNVNITDDRGVIIASFSKERVGQVHEAAAQRLTAGKIQEFSVSAEDEIRLRGVRRGVNVPIIFADRCVGVIGVTGDPETAAPYARLAARFVEAALESNANREKLMIALKEKRELQTIFVNKIISIQEEERKKISRELHDETSQSLTSIIVGLRVLAELVHSTAEREQIIRMRDLVAGTLEAVHHLAVELRPLLLDDLGLVVAAQKYVDNYSQQYNIAVDIDFVNLSREQRFLPEVEITMYRILQEALTNIAKHAQASNVQVVLRQQRQKLRLTVSDNGVGFNPDLTEQSNSDKCLGIFGMKERVELFDGVFSVRSVLGKGTDILAEIPLKQKKKKKRIW; this is encoded by the coding sequence TTGGCTAAAGAAGAATTTCAAAGCCTGGATCCCAAGTTTGCGCAATCTCTTGTTGATATCGTTGCGTGCGAACTTAAGAAGAATGTTAATATAACGGATGATCGTGGAGTGATTATAGCATCTTTCAGTAAGGAAAGAGTTGGACAGGTACACGAGGCAGCAGCTCAGCGGCTCACTGCAGGAAAAATTCAGGAGTTTTCGGTTAGCGCAGAAGATGAAATCCGATTACGTGGTGTTAGACGAGGTGTTAATGTCCCCATCATCTTTGCCGATCGTTGCGTTGGTGTAATTGGTGTTACTGGTGATCCGGAAACAGCAGCACCGTATGCCCGGTTAGCAGCAAGGTTTGTTGAGGCAGCGCTGGAATCGAACGCCAATCGCGAGAAACTCATGATTGCCCTAAAGGAAAAAAGAGAGCTGCAAACTATTTTTGTTAATAAAATCATCAGCATTCAAGAAGAAGAGCGCAAAAAGATTTCCCGTGAATTGCATGACGAAACAAGCCAATCGCTTACCTCAATCATTGTTGGCTTAAGGGTATTGGCTGAACTTGTGCACAGTACGGCTGAACGTGAACAAATTATTCGAATGCGTGATTTGGTTGCCGGAACGTTGGAAGCAGTACATCATCTTGCTGTTGAATTACGGCCGTTGTTGCTTGATGATTTAGGGTTGGTTGTAGCCGCTCAGAAATATGTCGATAATTATTCGCAGCAATATAACATTGCTGTTGATATTGATTTTGTTAATTTATCGCGTGAGCAACGATTTTTGCCTGAAGTCGAAATTACCATGTATCGTATTTTGCAGGAAGCTTTAACCAATATTGCTAAGCATGCGCAGGCTAGTAATGTTCAGGTTGTATTGCGTCAACAGCGGCAAAAGCTCAGACTTACAGTGAGTGATAATGGAGTGGGCTTTAACCCAGATCTTACCGAACAGTCAAACAGTGATAAGTGTTTGGGGATTTTCGGTATGAAGGAACGAGTCGAACTTTTTGATGGAGTTTTTTCAGTGAGATCTGTTTTAGGTAAAGGAACCGATATATTAGCAGAAATTCCTTTAAAGCAAAAGAAGAAAAAAAAGCGTATTTGGTAA
- a CDS encoding amino acid permease → MSVVNTTNLCPEKKGLKRDMKSRHLMMISIGGTIGTGLFLGSGQTINQAGPFGAILAYLVGGLIMYMVLLCLAELTVAMPVSGSFQSYASRFISPGAGFTTGWLYWINWAICIAADFTAAGIIMHSWFPQVDTWIWCAIFAIALALLNLVSVKAYGEAEFWFAGIKVAAIVGFIIAGAGLIFGFSGHEGSIGLSNFHTSTGLFPNGFGAVFLTMIAVVYSFQGAELVGIAAGECENPSKNVPRVIRGITARIIIFYVLAMTILAGTIPWQEAGVLESPFAHVFGRLGIPIAKDIMSFVVLTSALSAGNSALYACSRLLWSMSKEGLAPTWLGKLNASGVPFNGVIITLILACLSLLTESFAADTVYLWLMSSTGLTGCLIWIIIAWCQINFRKEFKSLGGKVSDLGFRTPLYPLIPILAIVLNIGVIVSLYFDESQRIVIYTGLPALVLLYLYYVLFHKKPATQLPDSPHLKS, encoded by the coding sequence GTGAGCGTTGTAAATACAACTAATCTTTGTCCTGAAAAAAAAGGACTTAAACGCGACATGAAGTCGCGCCACTTAATGATGATTTCGATTGGTGGTACAATTGGAACGGGGTTATTTCTAGGTTCTGGACAGACCATTAACCAAGCAGGTCCTTTTGGAGCAATATTAGCCTACCTTGTCGGTGGTTTAATCATGTACATGGTACTGCTTTGTCTAGCCGAATTAACTGTGGCAATGCCAGTTTCCGGCTCTTTCCAAAGCTATGCCTCCCGCTTTATATCCCCTGGTGCTGGTTTTACAACAGGCTGGCTGTATTGGATAAACTGGGCAATTTGTATAGCCGCAGATTTTACTGCAGCCGGCATCATTATGCATAGCTGGTTTCCGCAGGTTGACACCTGGATTTGGTGTGCAATATTTGCAATTGCCCTGGCATTACTGAATCTTGTTTCAGTAAAAGCCTATGGTGAAGCCGAGTTTTGGTTTGCTGGAATTAAGGTTGCTGCAATTGTTGGCTTCATTATTGCCGGTGCAGGTCTAATCTTCGGCTTCTCAGGCCATGAAGGCTCTATTGGCCTCTCGAACTTCCATACCAGCACAGGTCTTTTCCCTAATGGATTTGGCGCTGTCTTTCTCACCATGATTGCTGTCGTCTACTCATTCCAAGGTGCAGAACTAGTAGGGATTGCAGCAGGCGAATGTGAGAATCCCAGTAAAAATGTTCCTCGGGTCATTCGTGGCATCACTGCACGTATTATTATATTTTATGTATTAGCTATGACTATCCTTGCTGGAACAATTCCCTGGCAAGAAGCTGGTGTGCTAGAAAGTCCTTTTGCGCATGTATTTGGCCGCCTAGGCATTCCTATTGCAAAAGACATCATGAGTTTTGTTGTGCTAACCTCTGCCCTCTCAGCGGGTAATTCAGCTTTGTATGCCTGCTCTCGCCTGCTTTGGTCGATGTCAAAGGAAGGGTTAGCACCAACCTGGTTAGGCAAACTGAACGCAAGTGGTGTCCCTTTTAATGGTGTAATCATTACTCTTATTCTCGCATGCCTATCACTGCTAACAGAAAGCTTTGCTGCAGATACCGTATATTTATGGTTAATGTCCAGTACAGGTCTGACAGGCTGCTTGATCTGGATTATTATAGCCTGGTGTCAAATCAATTTCCGTAAAGAATTTAAAAGCCTTGGCGGAAAAGTATCTGATTTGGGCTTTCGCACTCCACTCTACCCATTAATTCCAATTTTAGCTATTGTCCTAAATATCGGCGTTATTGTCAGTCTATATTTTGACGAATCCCAACGGATTGTTATTTATACAGGTTTACCAGCACTTGTATTACTTTATCTATATTATGTTTTATTTCATAAAAAGCCTGCAACCCAACTGCCTGATTCACCTCATTTGAAATCCTAA
- the yfhP gene encoding hypothetical protein, whose protein sequence is MDAISHALIGLTVAGLSGQQLSLGDPVYIATLLGSQAPDFDIIAQMRGSFSYIKQHRSSSHSLLGLGIWSLLIASGIQLFTPQVHFSISFLWAFAGGLSHIVADYLNTHGTALFWPYKKERKSCKLLNVFDPILLILMLGILLLKLPPLTHSLVTLLTCGVYIIARLYLRYRAKNWLKHQFSEQQISNIALMPSLKRILFWDFVIETAESFIVGKIGALYPMIEVKMSLPKNQHSSYATVEAQKTIIGDFFTNFSPLIYFEETYDDHFLSVNIYDLRYFINQQFRHSATIIFNKDYIPVDSYMLSYGRKIKIPC, encoded by the coding sequence ATGGATGCCATTTCTCATGCCCTCATTGGCCTTACTGTAGCTGGCTTATCAGGCCAACAACTTTCATTAGGTGATCCAGTTTATATCGCTACATTACTTGGCTCGCAAGCCCCGGACTTCGATATCATCGCTCAAATGCGAGGAAGCTTTTCATATATTAAGCAACATCGCTCCAGTTCTCACTCCCTTCTGGGCCTTGGGATATGGTCATTATTAATTGCTAGTGGTATTCAGCTATTTACTCCTCAGGTGCATTTTTCTATTTCTTTTCTGTGGGCTTTTGCTGGTGGGTTATCACATATTGTCGCTGATTATTTGAATACGCACGGCACAGCCTTATTCTGGCCTTATAAAAAGGAAAGAAAGAGCTGTAAGCTGCTTAACGTATTTGACCCAATTCTACTTATACTCATGCTGGGAATATTACTACTTAAATTACCACCGCTGACTCATTCATTAGTCACCTTGCTCACTTGCGGTGTCTATATTATTGCTAGGCTGTATCTCCGTTATCGCGCTAAGAATTGGCTGAAGCATCAATTTAGTGAGCAACAAATCAGCAACATAGCACTTATGCCCTCTTTAAAAAGAATTCTATTCTGGGATTTCGTGATTGAGACAGCCGAGAGTTTCATAGTTGGCAAAATAGGTGCACTCTATCCGATGATTGAAGTTAAAATGTCTTTACCCAAAAATCAGCATAGCTCTTATGCAACTGTCGAAGCCCAAAAAACAATTATAGGTGATTTTTTCACCAATTTTTCACCACTTATCTACTTTGAGGAAACCTATGATGATCATTTCCTGAGTGTAAATATCTACGATTTGCGTTACTTCATCAATCAGCAATTTCGCCACAGTGCCACAATAATATTTAACAAAGATTATATTCCAGTTGACTCTTATATGCTTTCTTATGGACGTAAAATTAAGATACCCTGTTAA
- a CDS encoding serine protease Do — MLKKFLLITLIITFSFCQLNTAAASKEWTQEEKLAKISKPAVVRIWAYYYATWAIGNHQILTAHGGFGSGAFINSEGYVVTNAHVVDVCSHADKQKWENLAWQLVYTLVENYQVNKEQAIALINQGYAHIGKIHMVNVVVTPGGEELPFELKEIGSPAGQKDSKDIAIIKVAGQNYPTIRLSGSDKTRTGERIFVAGYPSAGDLKAMGSVKSYLEWSWSPGSVSSDKKTTAQGTPLIQINAEGVTPGNSGGPVFNSDGHVIGLLTFYMNTKDGPNGPLYCLDAATIQEYIRKAGTSNNESLTNRSYRQGLELYWNGYYSKALSKFEETRRLYANHSEVDILIAECQQNIIEGNDKCYWPDYYGYFSLFALLFATALAIYYKRKKSAKIKLLNNCHDNNTGK; from the coding sequence ATGTTAAAAAAGTTCCTCTTAATAACTTTAATCATCACATTTAGTTTTTGTCAATTGAATACAGCTGCAGCAAGTAAAGAATGGACTCAGGAAGAAAAGCTTGCAAAGATTAGCAAACCTGCAGTTGTCCGCATATGGGCATATTATTACGCAACCTGGGCAATCGGCAACCATCAAATCCTCACAGCTCATGGTGGCTTTGGGTCTGGAGCTTTCATAAATTCTGAAGGATACGTAGTTACTAACGCACATGTAGTCGATGTTTGTAGCCATGCTGACAAACAGAAATGGGAAAATCTAGCTTGGCAATTAGTATACACACTTGTGGAAAATTACCAGGTTAACAAAGAACAAGCAATAGCCCTCATTAATCAGGGCTATGCCCATATCGGCAAAATACACATGGTTAACGTCGTCGTAACCCCTGGCGGCGAGGAACTGCCCTTTGAGTTAAAAGAGATTGGCTCTCCCGCTGGTCAAAAGGACAGTAAAGATATTGCAATCATCAAAGTTGCGGGCCAAAATTACCCTACCATCCGATTAAGTGGTTCTGATAAAACTCGTACTGGCGAGCGAATTTTTGTTGCTGGTTATCCAAGTGCCGGAGATTTAAAAGCGATGGGTTCAGTAAAATCATATCTGGAATGGTCATGGTCACCGGGGTCAGTTTCTTCAGATAAAAAAACGACAGCCCAAGGCACTCCGCTCATCCAGATTAATGCAGAAGGAGTAACGCCAGGAAACTCTGGAGGACCGGTATTTAATAGCGATGGTCATGTCATTGGTCTGCTTACATTTTATATGAATACCAAAGACGGCCCAAACGGTCCGCTATATTGCCTGGATGCAGCGACAATTCAAGAATATATTCGTAAAGCTGGCACCAGCAACAACGAAAGCCTTACAAACAGGTCTTATCGGCAAGGTCTTGAACTTTATTGGAACGGCTATTACAGTAAGGCCTTGTCCAAGTTTGAAGAAACCAGGCGCTTATACGCCAATCATTCCGAGGTAGACATTCTGATAGCCGAATGCCAGCAAAATATCATCGAAGGTAATGACAAATGCTACTGGCCTGATTACTACGGTTATTTTTCACTTTTTGCACTATTGTTTGCAACCGCCTTAGCCATCTATTATAAACGTAAAAAATCAGCAAAAATCAAATTACTAAATAATTGCCACGATAATAACACCGGAAAGTAG
- a CDS encoding membrane protein, with product MDYFVGLISIITINIVLSGDNALVIALASRNLSGKRRKYAVILGGAGAIILRILLTFMAIYLLKIPYLQLLAGLLLLWIAVKLVRQEAEHENVKATANLGEAIRTIIAADLVMSLDNVIAIAGVAKGNITLLAIGLAISIPIIIWGSKLINVLIVRWPIIIIVGAAFLGWTAGDMVGSEQKLSSILAEVPWGTEAISMAFAAFVLVMNTVSAKKKIH from the coding sequence ATGGATTATTTTGTTGGGTTAATTAGCATTATTACCATTAATATCGTCCTGAGTGGTGACAATGCACTGGTCATTGCCCTCGCCAGTCGAAATTTATCGGGAAAGCGCCGGAAGTATGCTGTGATACTCGGGGGTGCTGGTGCTATCATATTGCGTATACTATTAACGTTTATGGCCATTTATTTATTAAAGATCCCTTATCTGCAGCTTCTTGCCGGACTTTTACTGCTTTGGATAGCGGTTAAATTAGTTAGGCAGGAGGCTGAGCATGAAAATGTAAAGGCTACTGCTAATTTAGGTGAGGCAATCAGAACCATCATTGCGGCTGATTTAGTGATGAGCTTGGACAATGTCATCGCCATTGCTGGTGTGGCTAAAGGAAATATTACTCTATTGGCCATCGGTTTAGCCATAAGTATCCCAATCATTATCTGGGGAAGCAAACTAATCAATGTTTTGATTGTGCGCTGGCCAATTATTATCATTGTCGGAGCAGCTTTTTTGGGATGGACGGCAGGCGATATGGTAGGGAGTGAGCAAAAGCTGAGTTCAATATTAGCGGAAGTTCCTTGGGGTACTGAAGCTATTTCAATGGCCTTTGCTGCTTTTGTTCTAGTCATGAATACAGTCTCAGCTAAGAAAAAAATACATTAA
- a CDS encoding NAD(FAD)-dependent dehydrogenase — translation MTQAVRKISCIVCPMGCGGEVTLENGEFKTATGYTCKRGIEYAQLEVTSPKRMLTTTVKVTDGELNLLPVASNIPLPKGKVIAAARCLAGVKVTAPIKEGDIIYANILGLGVDIVATRDLARRVNEN, via the coding sequence ATGACTCAAGCTGTTCGTAAAATTAGTTGTATTGTTTGTCCAATGGGCTGCGGTGGTGAAGTCACCCTGGAAAACGGTGAGTTTAAAACTGCGACCGGGTATACTTGTAAACGTGGTATTGAATATGCGCAGTTGGAAGTCACGAGTCCTAAAAGAATGCTGACTACTACAGTCAAAGTTACAGATGGTGAATTAAACCTGCTGCCTGTTGCTTCTAATATACCCCTGCCAAAAGGTAAAGTGATTGCAGCAGCTCGCTGTTTAGCTGGTGTTAAGGTTACAGCACCAATAAAAGAAGGTGATATCATCTACGCTAATATTTTAGGATTAGGTGTTGATATCGTAGCTACCCGTGATTTAGCCAGACGTGTAAATGAAAACTAG
- a CDS encoding pyridine nucleotide-disulfide oxidoreductase — MNKRLYDLVIVGGGPAGLAAAHSAKLNGAKNILVIERDRELGGILQQCIHNGFGLHRFHQELTGPGYAQRYIKLVQEHPEVEVLLDTMVLEVKQNKTVLAVNPELGVFEVQAKAVIFTMGCRERTRGAIRIPGKRPAGVFTAGAAQRMVNMEGYIPGKKIVILGSGDIGLIMARRLTLEGADVQAVLEIMPYSNGLTRNIVQCLDDYEIPLHLAHTIVAIHGQDRVTGVTCARVDANMKPIAGTEFDIECDCVLLSVGLIPENELSEEVGVSLDTKTNGPVVDQRRQTSLTGFFAAGNVVHVHDLVDFVSEEGEIAGKYAALYAQGKLPENYRTINILAENAIRTVVPQKIVLDHASIDPVRLFMRVGKPEEKLLVEVVGAQGKVLATKRLPIAKPGEMIVLEIPIDKFADAGEFVVVTTRQAVKA, encoded by the coding sequence ATGAATAAACGGTTATATGATCTAGTCATAGTTGGCGGCGGCCCAGCTGGTTTAGCTGCTGCACATAGTGCTAAACTAAATGGCGCCAAGAATATTCTGGTCATTGAACGTGACCGGGAGCTTGGCGGTATTTTGCAGCAATGTATTCATAATGGCTTTGGCCTGCATCGCTTTCATCAGGAACTTACTGGTCCGGGCTATGCCCAGCGGTATATTAAATTAGTTCAGGAACATCCAGAGGTTGAAGTATTGCTTGATACTATGGTATTAGAGGTTAAGCAAAATAAAACTGTTTTAGCAGTGAACCCAGAGTTAGGCGTTTTCGAAGTTCAGGCGAAGGCTGTTATTTTTACTATGGGATGTCGGGAGAGAACTAGAGGTGCAATTCGAATTCCCGGTAAACGCCCAGCAGGAGTATTCACTGCCGGAGCGGCCCAGCGTATGGTTAATATGGAAGGCTATATTCCGGGAAAGAAAATAGTTATTTTAGGTTCTGGTGATATTGGTTTAATTATGGCCAGACGACTGACCCTAGAGGGCGCGGATGTTCAGGCCGTATTGGAGATTATGCCATACTCGAATGGCTTAACTCGGAATATCGTACAATGCTTGGATGATTATGAGATTCCATTGCATTTGGCTCATACCATTGTTGCTATTCATGGTCAGGATCGCGTAACTGGAGTGACTTGTGCAAGAGTAGATGCAAATATGAAACCAATTGCTGGTACTGAATTTGACATTGAATGTGATTGCGTACTCTTATCAGTAGGTCTAATTCCCGAAAATGAGTTATCTGAAGAAGTAGGCGTTTCATTAGATACAAAAACAAATGGTCCGGTTGTTGACCAGCGGCGCCAAACCTCTCTGACCGGGTTCTTTGCAGCAGGTAATGTAGTTCATGTTCATGATCTAGTAGATTTTGTATCAGAGGAAGGCGAAATTGCTGGTAAGTATGCTGCGTTATACGCACAAGGAAAGCTGCCAGAAAACTATCGTACAATTAATATACTTGCTGAGAATGCGATTAGGACAGTTGTCCCTCAAAAAATTGTCCTAGATCATGCAAGTATTGATCCAGTGCGTTTATTTATGCGAGTTGGCAAGCCTGAAGAAAAGCTACTTGTCGAAGTTGTCGGTGCTCAGGGAAAAGTACTGGCAACTAAACGATTACCAATTGCTAAACCTGGTGAAATGATTGTTCTGGAAATTCCGATTGATAAATTTGCCGATGCGGGTGAATTTGTTGTTGTAACAACTAGACAGGCGGTGAAAGCATGA